From Passer domesticus isolate bPasDom1 chromosome 8, bPasDom1.hap1, whole genome shotgun sequence, a single genomic window includes:
- the LOC135305659 gene encoding olfactory receptor 14J1-like, with the protein MCYDRYVSICKPLHYGTLLGSRACAHMAAAAWASAFLNALIHTANTFSLPLCHGNALGQFFCEIPQILKLSCSKSHFRELRLIAVSASLSLCCFVFIVFSYVQIFRAVLRIPSEQGRHKAFSTCLPHLAVVSLFLSTAVFAHVKPSSMSSPSLDLSVSVLYLVVPPALNPLIYSLRNQELKAAVKRLMTGWFW; encoded by the coding sequence atgtgctatgaccgctacgtgtccatctgcaaacccctgcactacgggaccctcctgggcagcagagcttgtgcccacatggcagcagctgcctgggccagtgcctttctcaatgctctcatccacacagccaatacattttccctgcccctttgccatggcaatgccctgggccaattcttctgtgaaattcctcagatcctcaagctctcctgctccaaatctcACTTCAGGGAACTTAGGCTCATTGCTGTTAGTGCCTCCTTATCAttgtgttgttttgtgttcattgttttctcctatgtgcagatcttcagggctgtgctgaggatcccctctgagcagggacgacacaaagccttttccacctgcctccctcacctggctgtggtctccctgttcctcagcactgcagtgtttgcccatgtgaaaccctcctccatgtcctccccatccctggatctgtcagtgtcagttctgtacttggtggtgcctccagccctgaaccccctcatctacagcctgaggaaccaggagctcaaggctgcagttaagagactgatgactggatggtTTTGGTAA